The genomic segment CCTGAGTCGAAAATTCGGTAGATAACCTTGCGCCGGGTCTCTTGGGCCGGTAGGGTAGGGCAAAGGAGACCCTAATGGCGCGCCCCAAACCGGCCCTCATTCTGTCCGATGACGAGCGCCAGAAGCTCACCACCTGGGCCAACCGGCCCAAGAGCACCCAACGACTCGCGCTCCGCGCGCGGATCGTCCTGGCCTGTGCCGACGAGACCAGCAATAAGGCCGTCGCCTCCCAACTCGGGGTCTGTGCGGCCACCGTGGGCACCTGGCGGAACCGGTTCGTCGCCCAGCGACTCGACGGCCTGGTCGATGAGCCCCGGCCCGGCGCCCCGCGCACGGTCACGGATGCCGACATCGAGCGGGTGGTCACCGCCACCCTGGAGACCAAGCCCAAAGCCGCCACCCACTGGAGCACCCGGGGCATGGCCCAGGCCACCGGGATGTCGCAATCGACCATCAGTCGGATCTGGCGCACGTTCGAGCTGAAGCCGCACCGGGCCGACACGTTCAAGCTGTCCACCGACCCGTACTTCGTGGAGAAGGTCCGGGACGTGGTCGGGTTGTACCTGGCCCCACCGGACCGGGCCATCGTCCTGTCGGTGGACGAGAAGAGCCAGGTCCAGGCGTTGGACCGCACCCAGCCCGTCCTGCCGATGACCCCGGCCCAGGTCGAGCGGGGCACCCACGACTACGTGCGGCACGGCACCACGTCGCTGGTCGCGGCCCTGGACGTGGCCACCGGGAAGGTGATCGGGACGTGCCACCGGCGGCACCGGCACCAGGAGTTCCTGAAGTTCCTCGACCACGTGGATGCCACCCTACCCCGGGAACCGGGCGTGAGCGTGCACATCGTGTTGGACAACTATGCGACCCACAAGACGCCGGCCGTCAAGCGCTGGTTCGTGCGGCATCCCGAGTACCACCTGCACTTCATCCCGACCAGCAGCTCGTGGCTCAACCAGGTCGAGCGGTTCTTCGCCGAGATCACGGAGAAGCGGATCCGCCGCGGGGTGTTCAAAAGTGTCCACGCCCTCGAGCAGGCGATCACCGAGTACCTGGCCGAACACAATGCCGACCCGAAGCCGTTCGCCTGGGTCGCCGACGCCGATTCCATCCTCGACCGCATCAAGAGGGTTTGCGAACGGACTTCCGACTCAGGACACTAACCGGATCGTGAATGGAACCGCCGAGGGGCTCGCCCCTCGCGGTCCCGGGAAAAACGATCCACATGCTACGGTCAAGCAGACGGGCGAGCCACACGGCGTCATGTCGTTCCGCCCATCTCGTTCCTGTGACACCCAGTGGTGGGAGGAGAGGGCTTACCGAACCCGTGCCGCGGTCGCCCGCCCGGAACCGCCGACCGCGGCACGGGTTCGGGGCTCACGGTGCCAACCGGGCCGCCGTTCCCACCACCAAACGCGGGAAGTTGCCCGGAAGCGGGTGGGTGAACGGTTCACCCATGAGCTTCTTCCACTCGGCCCTCTGTTCGTCGGTCAGAATCGCCAGCGCCCGATTCATCCCCGCGGCCCGAACCTCCCGCCCCACTTTCACAACATCGATCATCTTGGCCGCGCCGTCGGGCAGAGCCGGTAGTTTCACCTGGAACGCCTGAGCGGCCTCCTCATCGACCTGCCGGGCGTTCGCCGCGAACAGGTCCTGTTGTCGGGCGGTGATGCCAAGGGCCTTGATTACAGTGGGGGACGTGAACACCTGGTAGCCGCGGTACTGCCAATCGATCTGGCGGAACCGCTTCCGCTGGGCCGGTGTGAGAACGTCGGCGACCACGCCGGCGACCGCTTTGCGTAACTCGTTTTCACCGGCGTCCTCCGCTTCTCGGACGATTCGGTTGGCCGCGTCCGGGTTTTGAGGGGCGCCTCCGACCATGTTCATCTTCAACTGCCACGCTTCGTTGGCTTTCTGGATCGCTTTCTTCTCGGCCGCTTCCAGGGCGTCCATGATCCGGTCGAGCTGGTCGATGTCGCACTTCATGTCCTTGAGAACCTTACGGTTCATCAGGAGCCGGCCCTCGGCATCCGCGAGGCTCTCGGTGAGCTTCTTATCATCGGCCGCGGGGACCGGGGCCGCCTTCGGAACCGGGGCCGCCGCGTGCCCCCGGTACGCCCCGGCCCCCGTGAGGGCCAGGGCGGCGACCGCGACCGCGGCGAACGCGGTCATTTGAAGCTTCTTCAGGAACATGCTTTTCATCACTCCTGTCGCCAGATCGGCGACGCTGGGGGGCACCAGACTCGTCACTTTGTCAAAGAGTGCAACGGGGACGGTGGCACGGATCAGGGGTTCCGCAACGGCGGAGCGCTGGGTGAGCCCGGCGGCGAGGGCGGCGACGGACAGGTGAACGCCGCGGCGCCGGAGGCGGTCGGCGAGCAGGCGCCGGCCGCGCGTCAATCGGGAGGAGAGCGTCCCCTCGGAGCAACCGAGAACGCGCGCGACTTCGGTCCGGAGCCGGGCTTCGAGATCGCACATCACGATCGGGAGCCGGTAGTGGTCGGGCAGCCGGGCGAGTTCCTCGTCGAGGACCGGTTCCACCTCGGCCCAGTTCGTGTCGGGGTGCATCTCGGGCGGGGTCCGTGGGGGCACGCGCGTTTCGACCTCGGTCCGGCGGCCGGCCCGGTACCGGGCCTTTTGTGCGGTCTTGAAGGCGACCCCGTGGAGCCACCCGGCCAGGTTGCCGCGGGGGGACACGGTCGCGGCCTTGTGGGCCAGTACGAGGAACGTCGCCTGGAACGCGTCCTCGGCGTCCTGCGTGTGGCGGAGGACCCGCCGACAGACGGCGAACACCATCGGCCCGTGGCGGCGCACCAGCACCTCGAACGCGGCCGCGTCGCGGCCCGAGAGGAACTGTTCCAGAAGCTCGGCGTCGGCCGCCGTGCCGTCCCGCACCAGCCCGGCGGCCCGCAACTGGGGGACCACGCGGGCTAAAGAACGGGTCGTCATACACACCTCTCTCGAAGAGCGTCCGTTATCCGAAGCGGCCTGCCGGCCCGCCGCGTTTCCAGTGTATTTCCGTCTGGCCGCACGAACCGTGCATGAAAAAATGAACCGCGGGAGGACGGGTGCCCCTCCCGCGGTCGGGCTCCGAGAAATCGAGCGGTGTTAGGGTCGACGGGTGGGCACGGGAACAGGTGGGGCAGCACCAGCGGTCCGTACTCCTTCAGGAGCGCGTCCCGAACCGGCTCGTCCGTCTTCCCGGCGTCGATGACCGCTGGCGCCTGTGAGAGATGTCACGGAGGTCGTCTTTCCGTCGCGCTAGCCCGGAGCGGACATCGACAGGCATGAAAAATTTATGAGCAGACGCGCGGCGCATTCAGTTTATTTTCTTCATCTGCGGCGTGTCCGGTCCCGCGTGCCGAATACGATTAGTTTGTGAATTATACTGATTTTCTGTGCGCTTAATATAGGGTATTTGGGAAGGGATTCGGGCGCCCACCGCGCTGGAGCCCCGTCCCTGCACTATACGATCCGTGCCTACACCTTGTCGTTCTTCGGAGTTCCCCGATGCGTCGATCGTGGTGGTCTCGGCTGCTGGGAAATGTTGGACCGCGGAAGCCGATCCGGCGGGCGCGGCCCGGGCACTTGCAACTCGAAGCGCTCGAGGACCGGATCGACCCGGCCACGTTCACCGAATCGGGTACGAGCCTCGGCCTCGTACTCACAACGAACGAGGCACTGGGCATCGTCGCGAACAGCGGGACCTACACCCTCACGCTCACGGGCGGGACCTGGACCGGCACCGACAGTGCCAACGTGACGGGTAACGGGACCGCCACCCTCACCGTCACCGCGACCGGCGTGAGCACCTACACGACCGGCATCGCCGTGACCGACACCGGCAGCACCGGCGGCGACTCGGTCGCCTTCAACACCTCGGCCTCGTCCACCTACACCAACGACTTCACCGTCACCCTGACCCACTCGTCCTCGGGCGCCGGCACCCCCGGGCTGGCCTTTTCCGGGCTCACCACCTTCGCGGGCAGCGCGGCCCTGACCGCTCAGGTGAACGGCGACGTCATCGTCAACACCGGCGCCAGCGTCACCCTGGGCAGCGGCGCCCTGAGCCTGTCGGCCACGGGAACCAACGCGCCGCTCACCCTCAACGGGAACGTTCTCGACGCGAGCGGCAACGTGACGTTCCAGGCCACCGGCGCGGTCACCGAAGCCAGCGGCGTCACGGTCAACACCGCCGGGTCGGTGACGCTCGCCGCGGACGTGACGGCGGCCGGGGCCGGCGACGACGGCACCGGCACGCTGACGGTCAACGGCAACGCCTACGGGGCCACGCTCACCCTGCGCGGCGCGGCCGAGGACATCGGCGCGACCGCCACCGTCGGTGACGCCGCGCGCATCAGCACCTACATCCCCAGCGGCCTGAGCGGCCCGTACGGCCTGGCCATCGACTCCAGCGGGAACCTCTACGTCTCGAACTTCCACGGCAACACGGTGAGCAAGTACGGGCCGACCGGCGCGCTCATCAGCGCCGCGTACCTGTCCGGGCTGAACAACCCGGCCGGGCTCGCGTTCGACGCCAGCGGCAACCTCTACGTTTCCAACAACGGTGCGGGCACCATCAGCAAGTACAGCCCGACCGGCACGCTCATCAACGCCGCGTTCGCGACCGGGCTGACCAACGTCACCGGCCTGGCGTTCGACAGCAGCGGCAACCTGTACGCCGCCGTCTTCACCCTCGGCACCGTGGTCAAGGTGACCCCGGGCGGCACCGCCAGCAATTTCCTGACCGGGCTGAGCGACCCCAACAATCTGGCGTTCGACAGCAGCGGGAACCTGTACGTGACCTCGGCCAACAACGGCACGGTGAGCAAGTACAGTTCGGCGGGAACCCTGATCAACGCCACGTTCGCGTCCGGGTTAAACGATACCCAGGGTATCGCGTTCGACGCCAGCGACAACCTGTACATCGCCAACTTCGGCGCGAACGACGTGATCAAGGTGACGCCGGGCGGCACGACGAGCACCTTTGCGACCGGCCTCGACGGCCCGACCGGGCTGGTGTTCGACGCCGCCGGCAACCTGTACGCCACCGGCGCGAACCAGTCGTTCACCGGCACCACGGTGAGCAAGATCTCCGCGGCCCTCGCCGTCACCACCCACGTGACGATCGCGTCGTCGGTGTCGAGCCGGCCGATGGAGTTCGGCGGGACGAACAACGCCGCCGTGGCCGGGGTCGACCTGACCAGCGCCGAACTGGCCCGGATCGTCACGTCCGCCACCGGCACGGTCGTTTACGGCTCCATCACGCAGACCGGCACCATCACCTTCGCCGGCGCCACCACCGCCACGACCGCCGGGGCGGCCACGTCCGTCGTGCAATCGGCCACGGGCGCCGGCCAGATCGTGTTCGACAACAGCAACGGCACGGCCCTGAACGGGAACGGCGGCACCGTGGCCCTGACCCCCGGCACCGGGCAGCTCAGCGCCACCCTCGCGACGAGCAGCGCCCTGATCGCCACGAACGGCTTCACGGCCACCGGCCTGACCCTGAACCTGGCGCTCGGCTTCGCCCCGAGCCCGGGGACCACGATCACGCTCGTCGCGAACTCGGGCGGCGCCATCGTCGGCGCCTTCACCAATCTGGCCGCGGGCGGGACGACCGGGCTGAGCTTCGGCGGGACCGCGTACACGTTCAACATCAACTATGCCGGCAGCGGCAACAGCCTGGTGATCGGGGTGCCGTCCGTCGTCCTGCCCGTCGCCTTCCGCCCCTCCGTGTACGTGACCTTCGGACCGCAGGGCGGGGAGGTGGTGGACGTCGTGGACGGCACCGGCGCGCTGACCCAGTACGACTCCACCGGCACCCACGCCCTGGCCGGCGGCGTGCTGACGATCTCGGCCGCGTTCGGCCCGCAGGGGGAGGTGTTCGAGGTCGTGGACTCCACCGGCACCCTGACCCAGTACGATTCGGCCGGCGCCCACGTGATCGCCGGCGGGGTCGCGAACGCGAACGTGGCGTTCGCGCCGGACGGGACCGAGGTCCTGCTGGTGACCATGCAGTCCGGCGCCTACGTCCAGTACGATGCCAACGGGATGCACGCCCTGTCGTCGAGCGTGCAGTACGCGAGCCTGACGTTCGGGCCGCAGGGCGAGGTCCTCGAGGTCGTCGATGCCACGGGCACCCTGACCCAGTACACCTCCGCCGGCGCCCAGGCCCTCTTCGGCGGGGCCGTCGCGGCGTACGTGACGTTCGGCCCCCAGGGCGAGATCCTGGACGTGCTCGATACGACGGGCACCCTGACCCGCTACACCTCCGCCAGTTCCGCCGGTCTCAGCGGGGGCGTGAACGCGGCGAGCGTGGCCTACGGCACCCCCGGCGAGGCGCTGGCGGTGGTCGATTCCGCGAACACGCTGACGCGGTACGACGCCACCGGCGCCGCGACGATCGCCGGCAGCACCCGCGCGGCGAGTGTGGCCTTCACGCCGCTGGGCGAGCTGCTCCTCGTGACGACCCTGACCGGCAGCTACGTCCAGTACGACGCCAACGGGATGCACGTCCTGGCCGGGGGAAATGCGTAAGACGGGAGCTTCGGAGGGGCAGAGAGGGCGGCGCTAGCTGTGGCGCCGCCCTCTTCTGTAACTGTGGCTCCGGACGGATTACGGCTTGATCGAGAAGACGCGGACCTCCGGCTCGCCCTTGGCGTTTTGGACCGGGACGCCGAGGAACAGCCGGTCGCCGGCCGGCGCGAGCGCCGCGGTCCGGGCCGATTTCGCCGTCTCCACCTTGGCCGTCACCGCGTACTTGTCGCCGGTCTTCTCGATCACGGCCACCGCCCCGGCGCCGCAGATCGCGTACAGCCGCCCGCCCTTCGCGTCGAACAACAGGTCGTCGATGTCCCCGGGGATCGTGACGCCGGCCAGTTCCTTACCGGTCTTCGCGTCCAGTACCACGACCATCGGTTCCTTGCGGCACCCGACGAACACCCGGCCGGTCGCGGCGTCGTGGGCCAGCGGGCTGTTCCCGGACGCGAGCGTGAGCGGGAACGTGTCGGTCACTTCGTGCTTGGCGAGGTCGACCACCCCGACCTGGTTCGGCTTCGTGAGGCTGACGTACAGTTTGCCCACCTTCGCGTCGATCGCGAAGCCGTGCGCGTCGCCGGGGAGCGCGACCCGGGCCTTGACGTCGCCCGTCTTCGCGTCCAGTGCGGAGATCGTGGTCCCGTGGGCGACGTACACCGTCTTCGACGCGCTGTGGTAGCTCACGTTGTCCGCCTTCGGCAGCTTCGCCGAAAAGGCGAGCTTGTACTCCGCGCAGTCGAAGGCGTTGCAGGTGCCCGCCCCGTTGCCGACGTACACCCGGTCCAGGTCTTCGGCGTAGGCGACGCCGGACGCCTTCCCCTGGTCGGCGATCTGCGTCACGAGCTTGCCCGACTTCAGGTCGATGACGTCGAGCGTGTTGTTGGGCTTGTTGGCCACGAACAGCCGGCCGCCTTTCACATCGACGGCGAGGTGATCGAGGG from the Frigoriglobus tundricola genome contains:
- a CDS encoding sigma-70 family RNA polymerase sigma factor → MTTRSLARVVPQLRAAGLVRDGTAADAELLEQFLSGRDAAAFEVLVRRHGPMVFAVCRRVLRHTQDAEDAFQATFLVLAHKAATVSPRGNLAGWLHGVAFKTAQKARYRAGRRTEVETRVPPRTPPEMHPDTNWAEVEPVLDEELARLPDHYRLPIVMCDLEARLRTEVARVLGCSEGTLSSRLTRGRRLLADRLRRRGVHLSVAALAAGLTQRSAVAEPLIRATVPVALFDKVTSLVPPSVADLATGVMKSMFLKKLQMTAFAAVAVAALALTGAGAYRGHAAAPVPKAAPVPAADDKKLTESLADAEGRLLMNRKVLKDMKCDIDQLDRIMDALEAAEKKAIQKANEAWQLKMNMVGGAPQNPDAANRIVREAEDAGENELRKAVAGVVADVLTPAQRKRFRQIDWQYRGYQVFTSPTVIKALGITARQQDLFAANARQVDEEAAQAFQVKLPALPDGAAKMIDVVKVGREVRAAGMNRALAILTDEQRAEWKKLMGEPFTHPLPGNFPRLVVGTAARLAP
- a CDS encoding virginiamycin B lyase family protein — its product is MRRSWWSRLLGNVGPRKPIRRARPGHLQLEALEDRIDPATFTESGTSLGLVLTTNEALGIVANSGTYTLTLTGGTWTGTDSANVTGNGTATLTVTATGVSTYTTGIAVTDTGSTGGDSVAFNTSASSTYTNDFTVTLTHSSSGAGTPGLAFSGLTTFAGSAALTAQVNGDVIVNTGASVTLGSGALSLSATGTNAPLTLNGNVLDASGNVTFQATGAVTEASGVTVNTAGSVTLAADVTAAGAGDDGTGTLTVNGNAYGATLTLRGAAEDIGATATVGDAARISTYIPSGLSGPYGLAIDSSGNLYVSNFHGNTVSKYGPTGALISAAYLSGLNNPAGLAFDASGNLYVSNNGAGTISKYSPTGTLINAAFATGLTNVTGLAFDSSGNLYAAVFTLGTVVKVTPGGTASNFLTGLSDPNNLAFDSSGNLYVTSANNGTVSKYSSAGTLINATFASGLNDTQGIAFDASDNLYIANFGANDVIKVTPGGTTSTFATGLDGPTGLVFDAAGNLYATGANQSFTGTTVSKISAALAVTTHVTIASSVSSRPMEFGGTNNAAVAGVDLTSAELARIVTSATGTVVYGSITQTGTITFAGATTATTAGAATSVVQSATGAGQIVFDNSNGTALNGNGGTVALTPGTGQLSATLATSSALIATNGFTATGLTLNLALGFAPSPGTTITLVANSGGAIVGAFTNLAAGGTTGLSFGGTAYTFNINYAGSGNSLVIGVPSVVLPVAFRPSVYVTFGPQGGEVVDVVDGTGALTQYDSTGTHALAGGVLTISAAFGPQGEVFEVVDSTGTLTQYDSAGAHVIAGGVANANVAFAPDGTEVLLVTMQSGAYVQYDANGMHALSSSVQYASLTFGPQGEVLEVVDATGTLTQYTSAGAQALFGGAVAAYVTFGPQGEILDVLDTTGTLTRYTSASSAGLSGGVNAASVAYGTPGEALAVVDSANTLTRYDATGAATIAGSTRAASVAFTPLGELLLVTTLTGSYVQYDANGMHVLAGGNA
- a CDS encoding YncE family protein, which produces MTRFTRVLLTAAALVTGATAGADDRLELKQTIPFPGKPGTLDHLAVDVKGGRLFVANKPNNTLDVIDLKSGKLVTQIADQGKASGVAYAEDLDRVYVGNGAGTCNAFDCAEYKLAFSAKLPKADNVSYHSASKTVYVAHGTTISALDAKTGDVKARVALPGDAHGFAIDAKVGKLYVSLTKPNQVGVVDLAKHEVTDTFPLTLASGNSPLAHDAATGRVFVGCRKEPMVVVLDAKTGKELAGVTIPGDIDDLLFDAKGGRLYAICGAGAVAVIEKTGDKYAVTAKVETAKSARTAALAPAGDRLFLGVPVQNAKGEPEVRVFSIKP
- a CDS encoding IS630 family transposase, giving the protein MARPKPALILSDDERQKLTTWANRPKSTQRLALRARIVLACADETSNKAVASQLGVCAATVGTWRNRFVAQRLDGLVDEPRPGAPRTVTDADIERVVTATLETKPKAATHWSTRGMAQATGMSQSTISRIWRTFELKPHRADTFKLSTDPYFVEKVRDVVGLYLAPPDRAIVLSVDEKSQVQALDRTQPVLPMTPAQVERGTHDYVRHGTTSLVAALDVATGKVIGTCHRRHRHQEFLKFLDHVDATLPREPGVSVHIVLDNYATHKTPAVKRWFVRHPEYHLHFIPTSSSWLNQVERFFAEITEKRIRRGVFKSVHALEQAITEYLAEHNADPKPFAWVADADSILDRIKRVCERTSDSGH